From Nguyenibacter vanlangensis, one genomic window encodes:
- a CDS encoding FUSC family protein, producing MRSRPCYLTYAFNLSPDIPSVRSPRRAEGRIVSPSSAFSLPARLKWLYAPSAEAAIFALRTTVAALLALMIALWMELDSPQWAPMTVWIVAQGSRGESLSKARWRLVGTAVGAVAAVALTAAFPQAPWLFVPAIGLWIGLCAGLATLVRNFRAYALVLSGYTCAIIAFDAIRSPDDVFLIALSRSTYIVLGIACEGLVAGLFSPDLADTARRKIRATLQTALSGGTAAIADLLAGDEQAFTRSRALFGTILAINDQIEFSEVEMGPHGHEGDHARAALASVSVLLSRGLGMAARLRALGPPPPAFADTAAQVRAYLLGLPPRLRHDRDIPAALADLRALRGTCRQRIIDALTEETGTGNPPGGPAIQALLDLRILHSALEELLAELQQAIEEFAAAQHSIRGDHFRFRLHAHRDLAQAARNGVRAACAIIAAGLVWELTAWSSGQGFVTLVAITCGLFATRENPVLGTLSFLRGAAWAVAAAGVLALALLPRPADFEILAACLALPMFVGGLAARNPATAGAAASYTLFLPNLIAPSNQGRLDEIAFFNGAFTLLCSIGFAVLMFRLLLPFSSAQERGRMRVRNLRDLRHLATATPLPRTGDWIGGNIDRFSRLIRHAGPTPTPTIEAYLQGTLAAMTIGLNIIRLRALLARDQVPAHARRPILLVIGRMAQFTGRYGRTARAARAATAGLRRIESRTANLGARVEMTRAIAYLLVISYELDANSAFLDASRPFPAERGG from the coding sequence ATGCGCTCTCGCCCGTGTTACCTCACGTACGCTTTTAATTTATCACCAGACATCCCCTCCGTCAGATCCCCCCGTCGTGCCGAAGGTCGCATCGTGTCTCCGTCCTCCGCTTTCTCCCTGCCGGCGCGGCTGAAATGGCTCTACGCCCCCAGTGCCGAGGCCGCGATCTTCGCGCTGCGCACCACCGTCGCGGCCCTGCTGGCGCTGATGATCGCCCTGTGGATGGAACTGGACAGCCCGCAATGGGCGCCGATGACGGTCTGGATCGTCGCCCAGGGCTCGCGCGGCGAAAGCCTGTCCAAGGCCCGCTGGCGCCTGGTCGGCACCGCCGTCGGCGCCGTCGCCGCCGTGGCGCTGACCGCCGCCTTCCCCCAGGCGCCATGGCTGTTCGTTCCCGCGATCGGCCTGTGGATCGGCCTGTGCGCGGGCCTCGCCACCCTGGTGCGGAATTTCCGCGCCTACGCGCTCGTCCTCTCGGGCTATACCTGCGCCATCATCGCGTTCGACGCCATCCGCAGCCCCGACGACGTTTTCCTGATCGCGCTCTCGCGCTCGACCTACATCGTGCTGGGCATCGCCTGCGAAGGCCTGGTGGCCGGCCTCTTCTCGCCCGACCTGGCCGACACCGCCCGCCGCAAGATCCGCGCGACGCTGCAGACCGCCCTGTCCGGCGGCACGGCCGCCATCGCCGACCTGCTGGCCGGCGACGAACAGGCCTTCACCCGCTCGCGCGCCCTGTTCGGCACCATCCTCGCCATCAACGACCAGATCGAGTTCAGCGAGGTCGAAATGGGCCCCCACGGGCACGAGGGCGACCACGCCCGCGCCGCCCTCGCCTCGGTCTCGGTCCTGCTCTCGCGCGGCCTGGGCATGGCGGCGCGGCTGCGCGCCCTCGGCCCCCCGCCCCCCGCCTTCGCCGACACCGCCGCCCAGGTCCGCGCCTATCTGCTCGGCCTGCCCCCGCGCCTGCGGCACGACCGGGACATTCCCGCCGCGCTCGCCGATCTGCGCGCCCTGCGCGGCACCTGCCGCCAGCGGATCATCGACGCGCTGACCGAGGAAACCGGCACAGGCAACCCTCCGGGCGGCCCCGCGATCCAGGCCCTGCTCGACCTGCGCATCCTGCACAGCGCGCTCGAGGAACTGCTGGCCGAACTCCAGCAGGCGATCGAGGAATTCGCGGCCGCCCAGCACAGCATCCGCGGCGACCATTTCCGTTTCCGCCTGCACGCCCATCGCGACCTGGCACAGGCCGCGCGCAACGGCGTGCGCGCGGCCTGCGCCATCATCGCCGCCGGCCTGGTCTGGGAACTCACCGCCTGGTCCAGCGGCCAGGGATTCGTCACCCTGGTGGCGATCACCTGCGGCCTGTTCGCCACCCGAGAAAACCCGGTGCTGGGCACGCTCAGCTTCCTGCGCGGCGCCGCCTGGGCGGTCGCCGCCGCCGGCGTGCTGGCTCTGGCGCTGCTGCCGCGCCCGGCCGATTTCGAAATTCTGGCGGCCTGCCTGGCCCTGCCGATGTTCGTCGGCGGCCTCGCCGCGCGCAACCCGGCCACCGCCGGAGCGGCGGCGTCCTACACGCTGTTCCTGCCCAACCTGATCGCCCCCTCCAACCAGGGCCGGCTGGACGAGATCGCCTTCTTCAACGGCGCCTTCACCCTGCTGTGCAGCATCGGCTTCGCCGTCCTGATGTTCCGCCTGCTCCTGCCCTTCAGCAGCGCCCAGGAACGCGGCCGCATGCGCGTGCGCAACCTGCGCGACCTGCGCCATCTGGCCACCGCCACCCCGCTGCCCCGGACCGGCGACTGGATCGGCGGCAATATCGACCGGTTCTCCCGCCTGATCCGCCATGCCGGCCCCACCCCCACCCCGACCATCGAGGCCTATCTGCAAGGCACGCTCGCCGCGATGACGATCGGGCTGAACATCATCCGCCTGCGCGCCCTGCTCGCCCGCGACCAGGTGCCGGCCCATGCCAGGCGGCCGATCCTGCTGGTGATCGGCCGCATGGCCCAGTTCACCGGCCGCTACGGCCGCACCGCCCGCGCGGCCCGCGCCGCCACCGCCGGCCTGCGGCGGATCGAATCGCGCACGGCCAATCTCGGCGCACGCGTCGAAATGACCCGCGCCATCGCCTACCTGCTGGTCATTTCCTACGAGCTGGACGCCAACAGCGCCTTCCTCGACGCCTCACGCCCCTTCCCCGCCGAACGCGGCGGCTGA
- a CDS encoding amidohydrolase family protein: MVRPAGDLRGCVVAGDWFHAPRAGALERMAGGLVEIGPDGVIAAVHRAGTPGHQAAGALAQQAGRLVRLPGLLLPGLVDLHVHAPQYPQLGKGLDQSLEVWLQRYTFPLEARYADRLFARRVYRRLVGDLLAQGTTTALYFASRHADATCELADACLEAGQRALVGRVVMDNPEQCPDFYRDESVEAGLEATRAVAAHIRARAGADGMVRPVITPRFLPSCTDGMLRALGRMAEESGCHVQTHCCESDWARDYGQARFGRSDVAVLDGFGLLTRRTVLAHANFMTGPDMERVALRGGAVAHCALSNAWFANAVFPLRAALAKGVRVGLGTDIAGGPSASLLAAMRMTVAASRMLQDGVDPARPAAERGRPGAAVDMLTAFHLATAGGGAALDLPVGSFARGQHFDVLRIDPDAPLGTVRLWGGESDEDLLGAVLYTASRANIADVWTGGVLRTQAVPAAA; this comes from the coding sequence ATGGTGCGGCCGGCAGGGGATCTGCGGGGGTGCGTGGTGGCGGGGGATTGGTTCCATGCCCCGCGCGCCGGCGCGTTGGAGCGGATGGCCGGCGGGCTGGTGGAGATCGGCCCGGACGGGGTGATCGCCGCCGTGCACCGGGCCGGCACGCCGGGGCACCAGGCGGCGGGCGCGCTGGCACAGCAGGCGGGGCGGCTGGTGAGGCTGCCGGGCCTGCTGCTGCCCGGGCTGGTCGATCTGCATGTGCATGCGCCGCAATATCCGCAACTGGGCAAGGGGCTGGACCAGTCGCTGGAGGTCTGGCTGCAGCGTTACACGTTTCCGCTGGAGGCGCGGTACGCGGACAGGCTGTTCGCGCGGCGCGTCTATCGGCGGCTGGTGGGCGACCTGCTGGCGCAGGGGACGACGACGGCGCTGTATTTCGCCAGCCGTCATGCCGACGCGACCTGCGAACTGGCCGATGCCTGTCTGGAGGCCGGGCAGCGGGCGCTGGTGGGCCGGGTGGTGATGGACAATCCCGAGCAGTGCCCCGATTTCTATCGCGACGAATCGGTCGAGGCGGGGCTGGAGGCGACGCGGGCGGTGGCGGCGCATATCCGCGCGCGGGCGGGCGCGGACGGCATGGTGCGGCCGGTGATCACGCCGCGATTCCTGCCGTCCTGCACCGACGGGATGCTGCGCGCGCTGGGGCGGATGGCCGAGGAAAGCGGCTGCCACGTGCAGACCCATTGCTGCGAGAGCGACTGGGCGCGCGATTACGGCCAGGCGCGGTTCGGGCGGAGCGACGTGGCGGTGCTGGACGGTTTCGGGCTGCTGACCCGGCGTACCGTGCTGGCGCATGCCAATTTCATGACCGGCCCCGACATGGAGCGGGTCGCGCTGCGGGGCGGGGCGGTGGCGCATTGCGCGCTGTCGAACGCGTGGTTCGCCAATGCGGTCTTTCCGTTGCGCGCGGCCTTGGCCAAGGGGGTGCGGGTGGGACTGGGAACGGACATCGCGGGCGGGCCGTCGGCCTCGCTGCTGGCGGCGATGCGCATGACGGTGGCGGCGTCGCGCATGTTGCAGGACGGGGTGGACCCCGCCCGTCCGGCGGCGGAGCGCGGCCGGCCGGGGGCGGCGGTGGATATGCTGACGGCCTTTCACCTGGCGACGGCGGGCGGCGGCGCGGCGCTGGACCTGCCGGTGGGGAGTTTCGCGCGCGGGCAGCATTTCGACGTGCTGCGCATCGACCCCGATGCGCCGCTGGGCACGGTGCGGCTGTGGGGCGGGGAGAGCGACGAGGACCTGCTGGGCGCGGTGCTGTATACCGCGTCGCGCGCGAATATCGCCGATGTCTGGACCGGCGGCGTGCTGCGCACGCAGGCGGTGCCGGCTGCGGCCTAG
- a CDS encoding PfkB family carbohydrate kinase — protein MAERPSKCHPLVVFGSVNIDMVARLHTLPVPGETLHAQGAHLGLGGKGANQAVAVARLGAPVTLAGRMGDDMFAGFAADALRRFGVSDSHLFRAPAQMTGLAMICTDAAGENTIVVAGGANLAMDDTDVARLAACLTPDSIVLMQCEIPLPVLLAAARRAAALGATLILDPAPVPPGGLPDEAFRLATLMTPNETETERLTGIRPHDPDSARRAAHALHSRGLRQAIVKLGAQGVFFSDDTRQDDTRQNGPRQGFVRPFRVTAIDSVAAGDCFNGGLAVALARGQDLAAATRFAAACGALATTRKGASDAAPTLAEVESLLAAQPE, from the coding sequence ATGGCCGAACGCCCAAGTAAATGTCACCCGCTGGTCGTATTCGGCAGCGTCAATATCGACATGGTGGCTCGCCTGCACACCCTGCCCGTCCCCGGCGAGACCCTGCATGCCCAGGGCGCGCATCTCGGCCTCGGTGGCAAGGGCGCCAACCAGGCCGTGGCCGTGGCCCGCCTGGGTGCGCCGGTCACCCTGGCCGGCCGGATGGGCGACGACATGTTCGCCGGCTTCGCCGCAGACGCGCTGCGCCGCTTCGGCGTATCCGATTCGCACCTGTTCCGCGCGCCCGCCCAGATGACCGGCCTGGCCATGATCTGCACCGACGCGGCCGGCGAAAACACCATCGTGGTCGCGGGCGGCGCCAACCTGGCCATGGACGACACCGACGTGGCGCGCCTCGCAGCGTGCCTCACGCCCGATTCGATCGTGCTGATGCAATGCGAAATCCCGCTGCCCGTCCTGCTCGCGGCGGCGCGGCGGGCCGCCGCCCTCGGCGCCACGCTCATCCTCGATCCGGCGCCGGTGCCCCCGGGCGGCCTGCCGGACGAGGCCTTCCGCCTCGCCACGCTCATGACCCCCAACGAAACCGAAACCGAACGCCTCACCGGCATCCGCCCGCACGATCCCGACAGCGCGCGCCGCGCCGCCCACGCGCTGCACTCGCGCGGCCTGCGCCAGGCGATCGTCAAACTGGGCGCCCAGGGCGTGTTCTTTTCCGACGATACGCGACAGGACGACACACGGCAGAACGGCCCCCGCCAGGGCTTCGTCCGCCCCTTCCGGGTCACGGCGATCGACAGCGTCGCGGCGGGCGACTGCTTCAATGGCGGCCTGGCCGTCGCCCTCGCCCGCGGCCAGGACCTGGCGGCGGCCACCCGCTTCGCCGCCGCCTGCGGCGCGCTGGCCACGACGCGCAAGGGCGCATCCGATGCCGCCCCCACCCTGGCCGAAGTCGAATCGCTCCTCGCCGCCCAGCCCGAATGA
- a CDS encoding MucR family transcriptional regulator, producing MSDIEQDASLLELTAQIVSAHLSNNSVMADGVPDLIRQVYQALTSLGQAAPEPEKLQPAVPIKRSVFPDYVICLEDGKKLKMLKRHLQSAYGMTPEQYRERWGLPADYPMVAPNYAERRSTLAREIGLGRKITATTEEAVAPEAAAPKPARRGRKPAAL from the coding sequence ATGTCGGACATTGAGCAGGATGCCTCCTTGCTGGAACTGACGGCACAGATCGTGTCGGCTCATCTCTCGAACAACTCCGTCATGGCCGATGGCGTTCCGGACCTGATCCGACAGGTCTACCAGGCCCTGACGTCGCTGGGGCAGGCGGCGCCCGAGCCCGAGAAACTGCAGCCGGCGGTGCCGATCAAACGCTCGGTCTTCCCGGACTATGTGATCTGTCTGGAGGACGGGAAGAAGCTGAAGATGCTGAAGCGGCATCTGCAGAGCGCCTATGGCATGACGCCGGAACAATATCGTGAACGCTGGGGCCTGCCGGCGGATTATCCGATGGTGGCACCGAATTACGCCGAGCGGCGTTCCACGCTGGCGCGTGAGATCGGGCTGGGCCGCAAGATCACCGCGACCACCGAGGAAGCGGTCGCCCCCGAGGCGGCGGCGCCCAAGCCGGCCCGGCGCGGACGCAAGCCCGCCGCGCTGTAA
- the sppA gene encoding signal peptide peptidase SppA, with translation MSVDPDLMVDRLRLRRRLLFWRVAAVAAFVLALTGVGGRSLLQGGTLTARPHLVRVRVTGVIGSDVSRQVALIDKAAENRAVRGMILDVDSPGGAVSGGEALHDAVARFAARKPVAVAMGGTAASAGYMISVPAQRLFATRSTLTGSIGVIMEAPDVSSLLDKVGVKVDQLVSGPMKGQPSAVQPLSPEGRQMLQGLVADLFDQFVTMVAQGRHMPVERVRALADGRPYTGRQALALGLIDQIGGEREAKAWLASRLHLPPTVPVEELKVAGPRDWRLRLMHGMLRVILGDEWAGSVVSQGVALDGAVAIWKP, from the coding sequence ATGAGCGTCGATCCGGACCTGATGGTCGACCGGCTGCGGCTGCGGCGGCGCCTGCTGTTCTGGCGGGTCGCGGCCGTGGCGGCCTTCGTGCTGGCGCTGACCGGCGTCGGCGGGCGGTCGCTGCTGCAGGGCGGGACGCTGACGGCGCGGCCGCACCTGGTGCGGGTGCGGGTGACCGGCGTGATCGGATCGGACGTGAGCAGGCAGGTCGCCCTGATCGACAAGGCGGCGGAGAATCGGGCCGTGCGCGGGATGATCCTGGATGTCGACAGCCCGGGCGGCGCGGTCAGCGGCGGCGAGGCGCTGCATGACGCGGTGGCCCGCTTCGCCGCGCGCAAGCCGGTGGCGGTGGCGATGGGCGGGACGGCGGCCTCGGCCGGCTATATGATCTCGGTGCCGGCGCAGCGGCTGTTCGCCACGCGATCGACCCTGACCGGGTCGATCGGGGTGATCATGGAGGCGCCCGACGTGTCGTCCCTGCTGGACAAGGTGGGGGTGAAGGTGGACCAGCTCGTCTCGGGACCGATGAAGGGGCAGCCGTCGGCCGTACAGCCCCTGTCGCCCGAGGGGCGGCAGATGCTGCAGGGATTGGTGGCGGACCTGTTCGACCAGTTCGTCACGATGGTGGCGCAGGGCCGCCATATGCCGGTCGAGAGGGTGCGTGCGCTGGCCGATGGCAGGCCCTATACCGGGCGGCAGGCGCTGGCGCTGGGGCTGATCGACCAGATCGGCGGCGAGCGGGAGGCCAAGGCGTGGCTGGCGAGCCGGCTGCACCTGCCGCCGACGGTCCCGGTCGAGGAGCTGAAAGTGGCCGGGCCGCGCGACTGGAGATTGCGGCTGATGCACGGAATGCTGCGCGTCATCCTGGGGGATGAGTGGGCAGGAAGTGTGGTTTCGCAAGGTGTTGCGCTTGACGGGGCTGTTGCGATCTGGAAACCTTGA
- the ihfB gene encoding integration host factor subunit beta: MTKSELIAELAAANPHLLSRDVELIVQTIFNEISAALARGDRVELRGFGAFTVKKRDARTGRNPRTGEMVSVDEKVVPFFKAGKELRERVNRGPAEGAG, encoded by the coding sequence ATGACCAAATCGGAGCTGATCGCCGAGCTGGCTGCGGCGAATCCGCATTTGCTCAGCCGTGACGTGGAACTGATCGTGCAGACGATCTTCAACGAGATCAGCGCCGCGTTGGCGCGCGGCGATCGGGTGGAACTGCGCGGTTTCGGCGCGTTCACCGTCAAGAAGCGCGATGCCCGCACCGGGCGCAACCCCCGGACCGGCGAGATGGTGTCGGTGGATGAGAAGGTCGTGCCGTTCTTCAAGGCCGGCAAGGAATTGCGCGAGCGCGTGAATCGCGGCCCTGCGGAGGGCGCCGGCTGA
- a CDS encoding LysR family transcriptional regulator produces the protein MDWDKLRIFHAVAEAGSFTHAGDVLNLSQSAVSRQISALEEALQVPLFHRHARGLILTEQGETLNQTVRDVFAKLAMTQSLLTESKEKAAGRLRVTTTTGFGTCWLTPRLHRFMEANPDITLTLILDDNDLDLGMRQADVAVRMHPPRQPDLVQRHLADFPLPVYAAPSYLQEHGTPATLDDLASHKLVMFGGYHPPVPHINWLAEAGVPSDEKRPARLEVNSLPAMASAIASGVGIGSIPLYAAAAHPHLVRILPDVTLPTVDAYFVYPEELRTSKRVAVFRDFLLAEINNRAQGAIT, from the coding sequence TTGGACTGGGACAAACTCCGTATTTTCCATGCGGTGGCCGAAGCCGGATCGTTCACACATGCGGGTGACGTGCTGAATCTCAGCCAGTCGGCCGTCTCCCGCCAGATCTCGGCGCTCGAGGAAGCGCTCCAGGTCCCCCTCTTCCACCGTCACGCCCGCGGCCTGATCCTGACCGAACAGGGCGAAACCCTCAACCAGACGGTGCGCGACGTCTTCGCCAAGCTGGCGATGACCCAGTCCCTGCTGACCGAAAGCAAGGAAAAGGCGGCCGGAAGGCTGCGCGTGACCACCACCACCGGGTTCGGCACGTGCTGGCTGACCCCGCGCCTCCACCGCTTCATGGAGGCCAACCCCGACATCACCCTCACCCTGATCCTGGACGACAACGACCTGGATCTGGGCATGCGCCAGGCCGACGTCGCGGTGCGCATGCACCCGCCCCGCCAGCCGGACCTGGTACAGCGCCACCTGGCGGATTTCCCGCTGCCGGTCTACGCCGCCCCCTCCTACCTCCAGGAACACGGCACCCCCGCCACGCTGGACGACCTGGCGTCGCACAAGCTGGTGATGTTCGGCGGCTATCACCCGCCCGTCCCGCACATCAACTGGCTGGCCGAAGCCGGCGTGCCGTCGGACGAGAAGCGCCCCGCCCGGCTCGAGGTCAACAGCCTGCCCGCCATGGCCTCCGCCATCGCCTCGGGCGTCGGCATCGGCTCGATCCCGCTCTACGCGGCCGCCGCGCATCCGCACCTGGTCCGCATCCTGCCCGACGTGACGCTTCCCACGGTCGACGCCTATTTCGTCTACCCCGAGGAGCTGCGCACCTCCAAGCGCGTGGCCGTCTTCCGCGACTTCCTGCTGGCAGAAATCAACAACCGCGCCCAAGGCGCCATCACGTAA